In Paenibacillus sonchi, a single genomic region encodes these proteins:
- a CDS encoding S-layer homology domain-containing protein: MKLQVKNAVDLQDSYAQLQYDPQTLEITTAEPQVAAPFVAQNEIDPVKGQYRLQLAGLSKDSLPADETIALLNVAVKPSAKMERGEAFKSIVMSDGSFRKTVGEAVYALAASHKYTIGFPYKLTVKGSSLHTKSTLRVTDDAGVPAKGVSIIPSDPLFPQYFAEVKPVTADVYADADPVSAKLASFTQGEQFFSDGVTRGEYTAIRLPDGKTTGWISTAAVDVKLLKDGWGLTDAQGEIRTSLTTLALTNLNLQAVNGDKVSKVFSLSVVPQLGSDMPEYVRTYVTEDMKTTQSIVWKTAPRVERGVIHYVEASKFTGFDQPNIKEQTAEPQLLLAPDRVGETLFHKGLLQSLSPGTEYIYRVGSPGLWSEQYRFTTESASPEAFSFLFVTDSHTNTEEAYHIHQNLLSSAFTNYPDARFVMHGGDIVDDGGIMNEWEQDMKASQLYSGSVPSAYTMGNHDVKNGGKEVFRTALGLPGNGMAGQEQLTYSYDYEDTHFIVLNSEADEVDMQKQAEWLRGNLQASSKKWNIAMFHRPAYHTEDGRGPELVTKYLAPVLEELGADLVLVGHDHALAWTYPMKNGQPMKDGSPGTVYLSGGSSGWKFYDAVKFDYLEYLYDDNFPVYSAITIGKDQILIEARKADGEQLQALTIEKAKTSEPEPEPGTSPSPAPSPSPSPLPSSDPSPEPSQTPSPNPTPTPGSGTGSNPGTVPSTMPSAVATAAPTAVPTTKPVPVEAPQGSIFAAGVNSQALKDTLKGAIAGKDGNVPAPVLKDIADLWSTRTISAFLKLKVINGYADGTFRPDKTITRGEFAAIVAKAFGLAKSDASALQLSDVNTHWAQEAIAVLASNGIIAGYPDGTFKPAREISRSEIIMILSRIVNFNSAAPVKAGIIFSDTADSWNKDQIARAAQIGLINGKGNGKFAPAQSSTRAEALTIVMNALCLDPEIKALMDQLSK; this comes from the coding sequence TTGAAGCTTCAGGTCAAAAATGCTGTTGATTTGCAGGATTCCTATGCCCAGCTTCAATACGATCCCCAGACGCTGGAAATTACCACTGCTGAACCTCAGGTAGCGGCACCGTTCGTTGCGCAGAATGAGATCGACCCTGTAAAAGGGCAGTACCGGCTGCAGCTTGCTGGACTGAGCAAGGATTCCCTGCCGGCTGATGAGACGATTGCGCTATTAAATGTGGCTGTAAAACCCAGTGCCAAAATGGAGCGCGGCGAGGCATTCAAATCCATCGTAATGAGCGACGGCAGTTTTCGTAAGACTGTAGGTGAAGCTGTCTATGCACTGGCTGCATCCCACAAGTATACGATTGGTTTTCCTTACAAGCTCACTGTAAAAGGGAGCTCCCTTCATACGAAAAGCACCCTTCGTGTCACAGATGATGCAGGAGTGCCGGCCAAAGGGGTGTCCATCATCCCGTCCGATCCTCTTTTTCCCCAGTATTTCGCTGAGGTGAAGCCGGTAACGGCTGACGTCTACGCGGACGCTGACCCGGTTTCGGCCAAACTTGCTTCCTTCACCCAAGGTGAACAATTTTTTTCGGACGGAGTGACCCGCGGGGAATATACCGCAATCCGTCTGCCCGACGGCAAAACCACAGGCTGGATTTCCACCGCAGCTGTTGATGTGAAGCTTCTGAAGGATGGTTGGGGGCTAACCGATGCGCAGGGTGAAATCCGGACCTCCCTGACAACACTGGCCTTAACGAACCTTAATCTTCAGGCAGTGAATGGGGATAAAGTCAGCAAGGTATTCTCTTTGTCCGTAGTGCCGCAGCTTGGCTCAGATATGCCTGAATATGTAAGAACCTATGTTACAGAGGATATGAAAACCACCCAAAGCATCGTCTGGAAAACGGCCCCCCGCGTGGAGCGCGGTGTGATTCATTACGTGGAGGCCAGTAAGTTCACCGGTTTTGACCAGCCTAATATCAAAGAGCAGACGGCGGAACCGCAGCTTCTGCTGGCTCCCGACCGTGTCGGAGAAACGTTGTTTCATAAAGGGTTGCTCCAGAGCCTGTCACCGGGTACGGAATACATCTACCGTGTCGGATCACCGGGATTGTGGAGTGAGCAGTATAGGTTTACGACAGAGTCAGCAAGCCCGGAAGCCTTTTCCTTCTTGTTTGTCACGGACTCTCACACCAATACTGAAGAAGCCTATCATATTCATCAAAATTTGCTGAGCAGTGCTTTTACCAACTACCCGGATGCCCGGTTTGTGATGCACGGTGGCGATATTGTTGACGATGGCGGCATCATGAATGAATGGGAGCAGGATATGAAGGCTTCACAGCTATACAGCGGGAGCGTGCCATCTGCCTATACGATGGGAAATCATGATGTGAAGAATGGCGGGAAGGAAGTATTTAGAACCGCTTTGGGGCTCCCTGGCAATGGAATGGCCGGACAGGAGCAGCTGACGTATTCGTATGATTATGAGGATACTCATTTTATCGTGCTCAATTCTGAAGCCGATGAAGTGGACATGCAAAAACAGGCAGAATGGCTGCGGGGAAACCTGCAGGCCAGCTCCAAAAAATGGAACATCGCCATGTTCCACCGGCCTGCTTATCATACAGAGGATGGGCGTGGTCCGGAGCTCGTCACCAAATATCTGGCCCCTGTCCTTGAGGAGCTTGGCGCAGACCTGGTGCTGGTGGGCCACGATCATGCGCTCGCTTGGACCTATCCTATGAAAAATGGCCAGCCCATGAAGGATGGCAGTCCAGGGACTGTGTATCTGTCCGGCGGGTCCTCCGGCTGGAAATTTTATGATGCGGTCAAGTTCGATTATCTGGAGTATCTGTATGATGACAATTTCCCGGTATATTCCGCCATCACGATCGGCAAGGATCAGATCTTGATCGAAGCCAGAAAGGCCGATGGCGAACAACTGCAAGCCTTGACCATTGAAAAAGCTAAGACCTCAGAGCCTGAACCTGAGCCTGGCACAAGTCCAAGCCCGGCACCGAGTCCGTCGCCAAGCCCGCTGCCAAGCTCAGATCCAAGTCCGGAACCAAGCCAGACGCCAAGTCCGAACCCTACTCCAACCCCTGGCTCCGGGACAGGCTCCAATCCGGGCACGGTACCTAGTACAATGCCAAGTGCTGTGGCTACGGCAGCGCCCACAGCCGTTCCGACAACCAAACCTGTACCTGTTGAGGCACCACAAGGTTCTATATTTGCTGCAGGAGTAAATTCTCAAGCTTTAAAAGACACCCTAAAGGGTGCGATTGCCGGGAAAGACGGAAACGTTCCTGCACCTGTCCTTAAGGACATTGCTGATCTGTGGAGCACCCGGACGATATCGGCTTTCCTTAAACTGAAAGTCATCAACGGTTATGCCGATGGCACTTTCAGACCCGACAAAACCATCACCAGAGGGGAGTTCGCTGCTATCGTTGCCAAAGCATTTGGGCTGGCGAAATCGGACGCTTCTGCCCTTCAATTGAGTGACGTTAATACCCATTGGGCCCAGGAAGCGATTGCTGTATTAGCTTCCAACGGGATCATTGCCGGTTACCCGGACGGAACCTTTAAGCCGGCCCGGGAGATCAGCCGCTCTGAGATCATAATGATCTTGTCCAGGATCGTGAACTTCAACAGCGCAGCACCGGTAAAAGCCGGCATCATCTTCAGTGACACGGCGGATTCGTGGAACAAGGACCAAATTGCCAGAGCTGCCCAAATCGGGCTAATTAACGGAAAAGGCAATGGCAAATTCGCCCCTGCCCAATCCTCAACCCGGGCAGAGGCATTGACCATCGTCATGAACGCCCTTTGCCTGGACCCGGAAATCAAAGCTCTGATGGATCAATTGTCTAAATAA
- a CDS encoding AraC family transcriptional regulator produces MKHAEYYQQFHGDILAGIGNSPTSPTKDFHIHDHYEIFLFLGGQVNCFVEQYSYPLSPGNVLIFNNQEIHKIINLSPEPYERITIHFKAPLVYPFCTADTNLLACFQNRQTGEHNLSQMDEAELEAFTGLAFRLIDILKHPQYGSDVLALTYLIQLLVQVNDLYSRSFSAVPSLISTLIQSAMAYIDHHLHLPLSLEGIAEELSVDKYYLSHLFKQQTGGTLYRYVLLKKITLAKQLLTAGNSVSDTCYLSGFNDYANFIRTFKNFTGYTPGQYRKKS; encoded by the coding sequence ATGAAGCATGCCGAATATTATCAGCAGTTCCATGGTGATATCCTGGCGGGAATCGGCAATTCCCCGACCTCTCCAACCAAGGATTTTCACATTCATGACCATTATGAAATCTTTCTGTTCCTGGGCGGACAGGTGAACTGTTTTGTGGAACAGTACAGCTATCCTTTGAGTCCCGGAAATGTCCTAATATTCAACAATCAGGAAATCCATAAAATCATCAACCTGTCCCCAGAGCCCTATGAACGGATTACGATCCACTTCAAAGCACCGCTGGTTTACCCTTTTTGCACCGCTGACACAAATCTGCTCGCCTGCTTCCAGAACCGTCAGACCGGGGAACATAACCTTTCGCAGATGGATGAGGCAGAGCTTGAAGCTTTTACCGGACTGGCCTTCCGTCTCATCGATATCCTGAAGCATCCGCAGTACGGCAGCGACGTTCTGGCGCTCACTTATCTGATTCAGCTGCTGGTGCAGGTCAACGATCTGTACAGCCGCAGCTTTTCGGCGGTTCCCAGTCTGATCTCCACACTGATTCAGTCGGCCATGGCCTATATTGATCACCATCTGCATCTGCCCCTTTCGCTGGAGGGGATCGCTGAGGAACTGTCCGTAGATAAATATTATCTCAGCCATCTGTTCAAGCAGCAGACCGGAGGAACCCTCTACCGCTATGTCCTGTTGAAAAAAATAACCTTAGCCAAGCAGCTCCTCACCGCCGGCAACTCGGTATCTGACACCTGCTATCTGTCCGGCTTCAATGATTACGCCAATTTCATCCGTACCTTCAAGAATTTCACGGGCTACACCCCCGGCCAATACCGAAAAAAAAGCTAA
- a CDS encoding DUF2264 domain-containing protein gives MNGKEQRKYWLDTMLLIGAPVLEALRRRTLAETLPVEFHSGRSGFAPLEAFARLACGMAPWLELEGLEGEEEQLRGYYAKLMLEALDAATDPDSADYMDFEAEGQPLVDAAFLAHALVRAPKRLASQLNERVRRNVIAALKKTRRTAPSGSNWLLFSAMVEAALYILGDPEYDRMRVGYAVHMFMDWYKGDGVYGDGKDYHWDYYNSFVIQPMLVDVITLFEQDSAHYPQLKPLIMQRARRYAAVLERMIAPDGTYPFLGRSIVYRFGAFQLLAQAALQHFLEASLQPAQVRCALTAVIRRIMEFPGNLDENGWLRPGVYGYQPELAESYINTGSLYLCAAVFLPLGLLPEDSFWSGENQNWTSQQIAAGENVMRDHAL, from the coding sequence ATGAACGGTAAGGAACAGCGTAAATATTGGCTGGATACGATGCTGCTGATCGGTGCTCCGGTGCTGGAAGCATTGAGGCGGAGAACACTTGCGGAAACGCTGCCGGTGGAATTCCACAGCGGCCGGAGCGGCTTCGCGCCGCTGGAAGCTTTTGCCCGGCTGGCCTGCGGAATGGCGCCCTGGCTGGAGCTGGAAGGCCTTGAGGGTGAAGAAGAACAGCTTAGAGGTTATTACGCCAAGCTGATGCTGGAAGCGCTTGATGCAGCTACGGACCCGGATTCTGCGGATTATATGGATTTTGAGGCGGAGGGGCAGCCGCTGGTCGATGCGGCTTTTCTGGCGCATGCGCTGGTGCGGGCACCAAAGCGCCTGGCCTCGCAGTTGAATGAACGCGTCAGGCGCAACGTGATTGCGGCCTTAAAAAAGACCCGCCGGACGGCCCCCAGCGGCAGCAACTGGCTGCTGTTCAGCGCAATGGTGGAGGCGGCGCTGTACATTCTCGGCGATCCGGAATACGACCGGATGCGGGTAGGTTATGCAGTCCATATGTTCATGGACTGGTATAAAGGCGACGGAGTATACGGAGACGGCAAAGATTATCACTGGGATTATTACAACAGCTTTGTTATTCAGCCGATGCTCGTGGATGTGATTACCCTTTTTGAGCAGGATTCGGCGCATTACCCCCAATTGAAGCCTCTGATTATGCAGCGGGCCCGGCGGTATGCCGCCGTGCTGGAGCGGATGATTGCACCGGACGGCACTTATCCGTTCCTTGGACGTTCCATCGTGTACCGCTTCGGGGCGTTTCAGCTGCTCGCGCAGGCGGCGCTTCAGCATTTCCTTGAAGCATCCCTGCAGCCTGCGCAGGTACGCTGTGCCCTGACGGCTGTGATCAGGCGGATAATGGAGTTCCCGGGCAATCTGGATGAGAACGGCTGGCTGCGCCCGGGCGTATACGGCTATCAGCCGGAGCTGGCCGAGAGCTATATCAATACAGGCAGCTTGTACTTATGCGCAGCCGTATTTCTTCCGCTGGGGCTGCTGCCTGAAGATTCATTCTGGAGCGGGGAAAATCAGAATTGGACTTCGCAGCAAATTGCTGCAGGTGAGAATGTTATGCGCGACCATGCTTTGTAA